One stretch of Oncorhynchus tshawytscha isolate Ot180627B linkage group LG19, Otsh_v2.0, whole genome shotgun sequence DNA includes these proteins:
- the LOC112218875 gene encoding carboxypeptidase A2-like encodes MGTMHLLLSIKAGALRAGSSGQDTGRMKVLVLFALLAAANCEKVFIGDQVIRVNVESEEQILLLRALEQDTYWDLDFWLHPVNTEVPVDIRVPSSSLYAVKDYLRAHNIQFSVMISNLQELLDEEKAEMEENNMSERSSKSFNFGAYHPLETIYSWMDGLVAAHPNLVTKEQIGTSYEGRPMYVLKFSTGGDKRPAIWVDSGIHSREWVSQATGVWTANKIASDYGTDASLTSLLKTMDIYLLILANPDGYVHSHTSDRMWRKTRSKNPGSMCRGVDPNRNWDAGFGGPGASTNPCSDSYHGPSPHSEIEVKNVVNLVKNHGNFKSFISIHAYSQLLMYPYGYTCKDALHAAELDSVGRSAVQKLSSLHGTTYKVGSICKIIYQASGGSIDWTYNLGIKYSFAFELRDTGRYGFILPANQIIPTASETWLALKDIMEYVRDHSY; translated from the exons ATGGGAACAATGCACCTGTTGTTGAGTATAAAGGCAGGTGCTTTGAGAGCTGGCAGTAGTGGACAGGACACAGGAAGGATGAAGGTGCTGGTACTCTTTGCGCTGCTTGCAGCCGCCAATTGTGAGAAGGTCTTCATTGG agaccaggtcatcagggtcaatgtggagtctGAGGAGCAGATTCTGCTTCTGCGTGCTCTGGAGCAGGACACATACTGGGAT cTGGACTTTTGGCTCCACCCTGTGAACACTGAGGTCCCTGTGGACATCCGCGTGCCCTCCTCCAGCCTGTACGCTGTCAAGGACTACCTCCGTGCCCATAACATCCAGTTCTCTGTCATGATTAGCAACCTGCAG GAACTCCTGGATGAAGAGAaggcagagatggaggagaacaATATGAGTGAGCGCAGCTCCAAGAGCTTCAACTTTGGAGCCTATCACCCTCTGGAGACG ATCTACAGCTGGATGGATGGCCTGGTGGCTGCTCACCCTAACCTAGTTACCAAGGAACAGATCGGAACCTCCTATGAAGGCAGGCCCATGTATGTCCTGAAG TTCAGCACGGGTGGCGACAAGCGTCCTGCCATCTGGGTTGACTCTGGTATCCACTCCAGAGAGTGGGTGTCTCAGGCCACTGGAGTGTGGACCGCCAACAAG ATTGCCAGTGACTATGGTACTGATGCTTCCCTGACCTCCCTCCTGAAAACCATGGACATCTACCTGCTGATTCTAGCCAACCCTGATGGATACGTCCACAGCCACACCAGT GACCGTATGTGGCGCAAGACTCGCTCCAAGAACCCTGGCTCCATGTGCCGTGGTGTCGACCCCAACAGGAACTGGGATGCCGGTTTTGGAG GCCCCGGTGCTAGTACCAACCCCTGCTCTGACTCGTACCACGGCCCGTCTCCCCACTCTGAGATAGAGGTGAAGAACGTTGTGAACCTGGTGAAGAACCACGGCAACTTCAAGTCCTTCATCTCCATCCACGCCTACTCCCAGCTGCTCATGTACCCCTACGGATACACCTGCAAAGATGCGCTCCACGCGGCTGAACTG GACTCTGTGGGCAGGTCTGCAGTCCAGAAGCTCAGCTCTCTCCATGGAACCACATATAAGGTTGGCAGCATCTGCAAGATCATCT ATCAGGCCAGCGGAGGCAGCATCGATTGGACCTATAACCTGGGCATCAAGTACTCCTTTGCCTTCGAGCTGAGGGACACCGGTCGCTATGGTTTCATCCTGCCAGCCAATCAGatcatccccactgcctctgagACCTGGCTGGCCCTGAAGGACATCATGGAGTATGTCCGTGACCACTCCTATTAA
- the smc1b gene encoding structural maintenance of chromosomes protein 1B yields the protein MGFLKQLDVDNFKSWRGKQVIGPFKRFNCIIGTNGSGKSNVMDALSFVMGERAATLRVKHTRDLIHGAHIGKPVSTTASVTMRYCDDNGEELNFCRSISGDSSEYRINGRQITLAKYTEELEKIGIVTKARNCLVFQGAVESIAMKNPKERTKMFERISQSLELSDDYDRKKEALQKAKEDTQFHFNKKRTATAEKKQVSSEKVEAQKYQELVDDLNQGRLQLNLFQLYHNEQGLSALSKTLRKRQEAVAGQKTGLNGWEQSIKAQKKEHGRFTRELQQIEKEIRGQEQTLSLRRSQYIKAKVNTSHHLKKVDDTRGALEKSQRMGAKKEEELAEFHQELQELERAWRDYERHAQEELTDRKADIQLEEEQLERYKELKELARKQGALLSQQTKKMHWEVKADHQKIEFDQRRKKEVEVSIKHSHTQLGDFTRRADKLEEYTNTCKSSLEESRQQEEVLSAELQRGRVRGEEVNQELGEVLGELQNARLDSQESKRQQQRNEVLENLRRLYPDTLFGRLVDLCSPIHKKYQLAVTKVFGRYMNAIVVSSEKVARDCIRFIKEERAEPETFLPIDYLDVSPLNERLRGVRGAKMMVDVVQCSPTAPQLKKVIQFVCGNALVCETLKEARAIAFDGPERLKTVALDGTMFSKSGVISGGSSHLRSKARRWDEKDMTKLKELKEQLTAELRGLVKLKRKEPELKQIQSQAQGVQTRLKYSHTELDTLRKKSIPNCHAEMSRLEAELANVESQLEMQKENMEIKELEMKKLQDRINQMEDVVFSDFCAEIGVANIREYEQEHLKQQQDVDRKRLEFESQRTCLKAQLEYEQGQLEQQRKKMKKLEETIAKEQCRVEEQKQEEEKLLVVMEESQSKVLDLKNHLLGKKTQASESKAQVDQTMKSLQESSREQVKLQREVISAETALEQLRIWKHNLLLGCKIQGLPITLLSGSLDEISEVQLDSESLTESTCTTMDIYEREALMVIDYSGLGAELKDLAGEEVDPQVERLKETVSSLEGVLQRSTAPNLKALEKMRVVKDKFQGVVDAFDASTKAARRSNQEFEQVKAKRFRLFSQCFEHVSVVIDQIYKQLCRNTSAQAILSAENPDEPYLDGINYNCIAPGKRFMAMDNLSGGEKAIAALALVFAIHSFRPAPFFVLDEVDAALDNTNIGKVTSFIREQSRESLQIIVISLKEEFYSRADALLGVYPEFNECMFSRMLTLDLSPYPLNEENGTEREKEM from the exons ATGGGTTTTCTAAAGCAGTTGGATGTGGATAATTTTAAGTCTTGGCGAGGGAAGCAAGTAATTGGACCTTTTAAAAGGTTTAACTGTATTATTGGCACAAATGGATCCG GTAAGTCGAACGTGATGGATGCCCTGAGCTTCGTGATGGGGGAACGGGCAGCGACTCTCCGCGTGAAGCACACCAGGGACCTCATCCACGGAGCCCACATTGGCAAGCCGGTGTCCACCACCGCCAGCGTCACCATGCGCTACTGCGACGACAACGGAGAGGAGCTCAACTTCTGTAGGAGCATATCGG GGGACTCCTCTGAGTATCGCATCAATGGCAGACAAATCACCCTTGCCAAGTACACAGAGGAACTGGAGAAGATAGGCATTGTGACTAAAGCTAGAAACTGTCTGGTATTCCAg GGGGCGGTGGAGTCCATCGCCATGAAGAACCCCAAGGAGCGGACCAAGATGTTTGAGCGCATCAGCCAGTCTCTGGAGCTGTCTGATGACTATGACAGGAAGAAGGAGGCTCTGCAGAAGGCTAAAGAAGACACGCAGTTCCACTTCAACAAGAAGAGGACAGCCACCGCAGAGAAGAAGCAGGTCTCATCAGAGAAAGTGGAG gCCCAGAAGTACCAGGAGTTGGTGGACGACCTGAACCAGGGGAGGCTGCAGCTAAACCTGTTCCAGCTGTACCACAACGAGCAGGGCCTGAGTGCCCTGTCAAAGACCctgaggaagagacaggaggctGTGGCCGGTCAGAAGACAGGACTGAATGGGTGGGAGCAGAGCATCAAGGCCCAGAAGAAAGAACATGGACGCTTTACCAGAGAGCTGCAGCAGATTGAGAAGGAGATCCG TGGGCAGGAGCAGACCCTGTCCCTGCGTCGGTCCCAGTACATCAAGGCCAAGGTGAATACATCCCACCACCTAAAGAAGGTAGATGATACCCGTGGGGCCCTGGAGAAGAGCCAGAGGATGGGTGCCAAGAAAGAGGAGGAGCTGGCTGAGTTCCATCAGGAGCTCCAGGAGCTGGAGAGGGCCTGGAGGGACTATGAGAGACATGCCCAGGAGGAGTTGACCGACCGGAAGGCTGACATACAGctggaggaggaacag TTGGAGCGCTATAAGGAGCTGAAGGAGCTGGCCAGGAAGCAGGGGGCCCTCCTGTCCCAGCAGACTAAGAAGATGCACTGGGAGGTCAAGGCTGACCACCAGAAAATCGAGTTTGACCAGCGGAGGAAGAAAGAAGTGGAG GTAAGCATTAAGCACAGCCATACTCAGCTGGGGGACTTCACCAGGAGAGCAGATAAACTGGAGGAGTACACCAACACCTGCAA GAGCTCTCTGGAGGAGTCTCGTCAGCAGGAGGAGGTGCTGTCTGCGGAACtgcagagagggagggtgaggggggaGGAGGTGAACCAGGAGTTAGGGGAGGTACTGGGAGAGCTGCAGAACGCCAGGCTGGACAGCCAGGAGAGTAAGAGGCAGCAGCAACGCAACGAGGTCCTGGAAAACCTCCGCAGACTCTACCCTGACACACTG TTTGGTCGTCTGGTGGACCTGTGCAGCCCCATCCATAAGAAGTACCAGCTGGCCGTCACCAAGGTGTTTGGACGCTACATGAACGCCATAGTAGTGTCGTCAGAGAAGGTGGCTCGGGACTGCATCCGCTTTATCAAAGAGGAGAGGGCCGAACCAGAAACCTTCTTACCCATAGATTACCTGGAC GTGAGCCCTCTGAATGAGCGGCTGCGCGGGGTGCGTGGAGCTAAGATGATGGTGGACGTGGTGCAGTGTTCCCCTACCGCTCCTCAGCTGAAGAAAGTCATCCAGTTTGTGTGTGGCAACGCTCTGGTCTGTGAGACACTCAAAGAGGCCAGAGCCATCGCCTTCGACGGACCTGAGCGACTCAAG ACGGTGGCTCTGGACGGTACCATGTTCTCCAAGTCAGGGGTGATCTCTGGGGGCTCCAGCCACCTGCGGAGCAAGGCCAGGCGCTGGGACGAGAAGGACATGACCAAGCTGAAGGAGCTCAAAGAACAGCTGACTGCAGAGCTACGT GGTCTGGTGAAGCTGAAGCGTAAGGAGCCTGAGCTGAAACAGATCCAGTCTCAGGCTCAGGGGGTTCAGACCCGTCTGAAGTACTCCCACACTGAACTGGACACCCTCCGCAAGAAGAGCATTCCCAACTGCCACGCG GAGATGTCTCGCCTGGAGGCTGAGCTGGCCAACGTGGAGTCTCAGCTGGAGATGCAGAAAGAGAACATGGAGATCAAGGAGCTGGAGATGAAgaagctccaagacaggatcaACCAG ATGGAGGACGTGGTGTTCTCAGACTTCTGTGCTGAGATAGGAGTGGCCAACATCAGGGAGTATGAACAGGAGCATCTCAAACAGCAGCAGGATGTAGACAGGAAACG GTTGGAGTTTGAGTCTCAGCGGACCTGTCTGAAGGCCCAGTTGGAGTATGAACAGGGTCAACTGGAGCAGCAGAGGAAGAAGATGAAGAAACTAGAGGAGACCATCGCCAAGGAGCAGTGCAGAGTGGAAGAACAGAAGCAG gaggaagagaagctgctggtggtgatggaagAGAGTCAATCTAAAGTGTTGGATCTGAAGAATCATCTGCTGGGGAAGAAGACCCAGGCTTCTGAGTCTAAGGCCCAGGTGGACCAAACGATGAAGAGCCTTCAGGAGAGCTCCAG AGAGCAGGTGAAGCTGCAAAGGGAGGTTATCTCAGCTGAGACAGCCCTGGAGCAGTTGAGGATCTGGAAACACAACCTGCTGCTAGGTTGTAAGATCCAGGGCCTGCCCATCACGCTGCTGTCTGGCAGCTTGGACGAGATCAGTGAGGTGCAG CTGGACTCAGAGTCACTCACAGAGAGCACCTGCACCACTATGGACATCTACGAGAGAGAGGCGCTGATGGTCATCGACTACTCTGGCCTGGGAGCTGAGCTGAAG GATCTTGCAGGGGAGGAGGTGGACCCCCAGGTAGAGCGTCTTAAGGAGACAGTGTCCTCTCTAGAGGGGGTCCTACAGCGCTCCACAGCCCCCAACCTTAAAGCCCTGGAGAAAATGAGGGTGGTCAAGGACAAATTCCAGGGGGTGGTGGACG CGTTTGATGCCAGCACCAAGGCAGCCAGAAGGAGTAACCAGGAGTTTGAGCAGGTTAAAGCCAAACGCTTCAGACTCTTCAGTCAGTGCTTTGAACACGTCTCTGTCGTCATCGACCAGATCTACAAACAACTGTGCAGGAACACCAGCGCTCAG GCCATTCTGAGTGCTGAGAACCCAGATGAGCCCTACCTGGATGGCATCAATTACAACTGTATTGCTCCTGGGAAACGCTTCATGGCCATGGACAACCTGTCTGGAGGAGAGAAGGCCATCGCTGCCCTGGCTCTGGTGTTCGCAAtacacag CTTCCGTCCAGCTCCGTTCTTTGTCCTGGATGAGGTTGATGCAGCCCTGGACAACACCAATATTGGCAAA